CAGCTGCAATTGAAATAGCTTCATTGATGCGCGAGAGTTCCAGCGTCCCTTCAGGGTAGCCGTCACGAAGGAGAAATGAACGGAGCTCAGCTTCAACAGCAGAACGTGTCGCAGGGTTGTCAGGATTTAAATCAATGGTGAAATTAATGATCTTAGCGGTGGCCTTGAAGACATAAAGGTCGGAACCCGCCACAGGCGCAAGAGGTTCAATATGAGCCTGCGCAGCCGTAACAGTTGCATCATCCAGAATCGGATTGATCAGATCGCTACTGGCCACCAGCACACCTACCGTACCCGTTCCCATCCAGTGACGGTAAGTCCAGGCGCGGGTAATGCCAGCGACCTCTTTCGCCCAGACAACATAATCACCATCTGCACCGCCCTGCGGCGTCCAGTAGTAGCGCTCCAGAACACGTGCGCGCCAGACCTCAAGATCTTCAGCATCAAATCCGCCGACAAGCGTGTCAGCCTGGCCGCCCGAAGGCAGGCCGTTAACAGGCGTTACCAGTGAAAGAAGAATGCCATCGTCAGTGTTACCGACAGCGCCCGTGACATTGCAGGAAACAGGGACTCGCAGCACACCTCCCGCACTGGTGGTGTCTTCAAGAGCGATGTATTGAACA
This sequence is a window from Enterobacter sp. 638. Protein-coding genes within it:
- a CDS encoding baseplate J/gp47 family protein, encoding MADSEFQRPTLAENISMIRTDLFARLDINDELRRMDEDVRAKVYAGALHTVYGYIDYLAMNLLPDLCDESWLVRHGAMKRCPRKPAIEAAGFIRWDGVANNLTVTAGAVIQRDDLVQYIALEDTTSAGGVLRVPVSCNVTGAVGNTDDGILLSLVTPVNGLPSGGQADTLVGGFDAEDLEVWRARVLERYYWTPQGGADGDYVVWAKEVAGITRAWTYRHWMGTGTVGVLVASSDLINPILDDATVTAAQAHIEPLAPVAGSDLYVFKATAKIINFTIDLNPDNPATRSAVEAELRSFLLRDGYPEGTLELSRINEAISIAAGEHSHKLIFPAGDTTIAKNELAVLGVITWA